In Nostoc piscinale CENA21, the genomic stretch CAATTAATACTACTTTAAATCGAGCGATATACAGTTATTTGTTAGAATATTTACACAAATCAGCAGTAAACACAAGATATAAAAATATGTCTACTGGTAAAACTCTGAACTTGACACAAAATTTGTACGAGTATCTGTTGTCTGTCTCTCTACGTGAACCAGAAATACTTTTACAGTTACGACAAGAAACGGCTCAACATCCCCGTGCAAATATGCAGGTTGCACCGGAACAAGGACAATTTTTAGCGTTCTTGGTTAAATTAATTGGTGCTAAGAAAACTTTAGAGGTAGGGGTGTTTACTGGTTATAGTTCTTTGAGTGTGGCTTTAGCATTACCGCCGGACGGTAAGATTATCGCCTGTGATGTGAGTGAAGAATTTACATCTGTGGCTCGGCGTTATTGGGAAAAAGCAGGTGTGGCAGATAAAATTGACTTAAGAATTGCACCAGCGACGGAAACTTTAGAGTATCTTTTAGTACAAGGTCAAGCAGAAACTTTTGACTTTGCCTTTATTGATGCTGACAAAGAAAACTATTATCGCTATTACGAATTGGCGTTACAGTTAGTCCGACCTAGTGGTTTAATTGCGATTGACAATGTATTGTGGTCTGGAAGAGTGCTGCAACCAGAACTACAGGACTCATCTACCACAGCTATTCGTGAGTTTAATAGCAAGTTAGCTGAAGACGATCGCATCGATGTCAGTTTGATTGCGATCGCAGATGGGCTAACATTAGCACGCAAGCGTCATTAATTATCTCAATCGTTGCAGGACTTGGATATTCAATTCCAGCTTATTGCCCAACCATAAAGCATGGGCTGTATGATCAGTAACATCATCACCAGTCTCAGGATGAACGAGAATATCTAAACCCCCACGGTTCAACATTAACCAAGGTACAACTTGGGAAAATTGGTCTGGGCGCAAAAGCGACTTGATACATAGATTTGGGATGTGGCCCAACTGGCTGATCATGCCAACGTCCCAATTTAACTTCAAATCTTACACCTAACTCTTCGCGGATTTGAGCAGCGACATCACGAGTTTCGGGATCATAGTAAATATGAGCATGAAAATCGATGATGCTGCTGTTTTCTTTTATGGACTGACTCAGATTATTTTGTATCATATTAATCAAAATTGTCTAAACCAAGCGTTAAGCTAATCGATAAAATAAAGTTGATGTGCAGTGCTAACTACATTCAACAAATAGCCAGATGATTAAACTCGACCAGTTTTTAAAGTTCTTGGGTATCGCTTCAACTGGCGGACAAGCCAAACTAATGATTATTAATGGTGATGTGAAAGTTAATGGAATAGTCGAAACCCGTCGCGGACGGAAATTAGTTTCCAGCGACCAAGTAACAGTAGACGGCAAAGTTTTTACAGTTGAGGATGTTATTCAGTCGTAGGGTTTTTGTCATTTGGGTATCAGGGAGACAAGGGGGATAGAGGTTGATTGGATAATTCATTTTTTGGATTACCTTGATGGTGTAAGACGAGCAGTTCACTTTTTCCAAGGTAACTTTGTCCCCATCTCGGTCAAGGCAGAGAAAATTAAATATATAATTAGCACCCCAGCACTAAGCAAGAAAATTACAACATCATTATTCATATTTATAGTGGTAGTCAGATATGTTAGGACAATTTGAAAGCTGGGATGCCACGAACAGTAAGACTTTCCCTCCTGCCTCCTGCCTCCTGCCTTCTGCTATATCATTTTTGATTTTGTGATTTAAATCTACCAGCAACAAATTCTCGTTTATTTAAATGTTTAGTTTTGCGTTGAGTAACTCGTTCTCGCCACATCCGAAAACTTGATGGTTTCATTTGCTGACGCATTAAGGCAATTACCTGTTTTTCTTCCAGTCCAAACTGTGCTTCAATGGCTTCAAATGGGGTTCTATCTTCCCAAGCCATTTCAATAATTCGATCAATTGTTTGGAGTTCAAGATTTGGTAGTTTCATTCCTTTGCTAATAATTTTTTACTGCGGGTTATATTTATTTTACTTTTTGATTAATCTCAATTTCCATTTCAACAATCACGAAAATTCCTCGCCTAAATCAGTTAGCTTTTTCTTCGCCAACTCCCGCACCTGCTCATCTGGGTCATTGGCGGCGCGATCTCGTAACAATGGTAATGTCTGGGGATAGTGGGGATATTGTTCGGTAATGGCTTCTAGTGCGACTTGGCGGGGATTATCTTGAAAACTATATTCCCGTGTAAAGGGGTCGTTAACAGCGCAGGTGTAAAATAATTCAAATAAATCAAGTTGGTCTTGAAAACCCCTGGCTAACTCCTGTACAGCCACTTGTCTCACATTCGATGATTTATCAACAATGGCGCGTTTCTTCAAAATCACCAGCGTCTCAGGGTCATTTTTGAATCTTCTAGCTAATTCTTGCAAAGCAGCTTGGCGGACATCTGCATATTTATCAGCTGTCGCGTGTTTTTTTTAAAATTGGCAGAATATCGGGGTCATTAGTGAAATTCTTGGCGAGTTTTTGCAATGCTGTGCGGCGGACATATTCATTCTCATCGGTGGTGGCGCTTTGTTTGAGAATGAGTAAGGTATCAGGATGATTTGTGAACCCTCTAGCTAATTCTTGCACAGCCGCACGCCGCACATCAGAATATTGATCTGCGATCGCTCTTTGTTGCAAAATCAACAGAGTTTCGGCATCATCTTTAAATCCCCGTGCTAATTCCTGCACAGCTGCACGTCGCACATACTGGTCATTATCCGCCGTAGTACGCTGTTTTAGCCAGGGTAAAATTTCTGGTTCATCTTTAAACCCCCGCGCCAATTCCTCAACGGCTGTTTGACGCACACCAGAATATTGATCAGCTATGGCGCATTGTTGGAGGATAGAGAAAGTATCAGCATCATCTTTGAAACTTCTGGCTAATTCTTGCACAGCCGCTTGGCGGACATATTCATTCTCATCATTGATGGCGCGTTGTTTGAGTATCGAGAGAGTATCAGCATCATCTTTGAAACTCCTGGCTAATTCTTGCACCGCCGCTTGGCGCACAGTCCAGTCATCATCTGTAGTGCATTGTTTTAACCAAGGTAGAGTTGCTAAATCATCTTTAAAACCCCGTGCTAATTCTTGCACAGCTACTTGGCGCACTGTTCCAGAATTATCGGCTGTGACACGCTGTTTTAGCCAGTGTAAGATATCGGGTTTGTCTTTAAAACCCCTGGCTAATTCCTGCACAGCCGCTTGACGCACATATTCATTCTCATCACTGGTGGCGCGTGTTTGCAGCAGGGGGAGGATTTCTAAATCATCTTTGAAATTCCGTGCGAGTTCTTGCAGTGCTACTTGTCTGACTGTCCAATCATTATCTGCGATCGCCCGTTGTTTTAACCATACCAAAGTATCAACATGATCTCGAAAACTTCTCGCTAATTCTTGCACAGAAGTCCGGCGCACATCTTCATGTTCATCAGCATTAGCCAGTTGTTTTAACCAAACTAAAGTATCAGCATCATCTTTCCAAGTTGTCGCCACAGATGTCACTGCTTTAGTCCGAATTTCCTGCACTAATTTTGTTTCTTCTTCATCTCGATAAGGTTGATAATAATAACCAAGGTCATATTTCGTTAAATCTTTCAGCCGATTTAATAATTTATTCGCCGTTGTTGTGACTAACAAGCGATTCCTTACCTCAGCAAGACACTTAGCAGCTAAAAACAAATTAATAAATTTTTCGCCTTCACCATCTTGCGCCATTAAATATTCCAGAATTTCGCAAACAAACCTCGGCTCAATCATCCCAGTAATTAGGCGCAGAACTTCATGCCAAGTTTCATAACGCCAATGTTTACCAAATACTTCAATATTTAATTCTTTAATCGACAGTGTTTGTGTTTCCTTAAACTGCCAGACAAACTCCCAGGCACAAAAATATTCTAAAAAAGTCCGATGGACAAAAGCATAATAATCTGCACCTAAAAAACACAACATAAAATTGCGGGTTCGCAGTTGATTAATCATCACCCGCGCAACTTTAGTTGGATTTTCAAATTCGATATTTTTTAAATAGCGAATCAAAATTTTTTCTAAATCATGCACACTAATTAAATTGCCAGTTAAACCTTTAGCACTAGTTTGCATGTGATAAGCAACTTGACGCAACATCGCCTGCTTATCTTTATAGTCAATCGTTTTCGGATCTAAGCGTGAATCTTCTACTAACGCGCGTTCCACATCCCACTGATGCAGCAATACTCGTGATGCTTGTTCATAAAGTGTCGCGCGATCGCGGGGCAATTCTTGGTTACGATTGAGAATTGCCATCATCGTTAGTAACAGTGGATTTCCCGCCAATTCTGCAATCGATTTTGAAGTATCAATTGCTCTTTGTAACCGTTCCCGTTTCCGTAACTTATCTTCTTCATCATGAAAAGTCAATTCATGCCAGCGATAGATAAAATCTTGAATTTGTTCTAATTCCAAATCTTGCAACATGAAATGGCGAAATTCCGCATCTCTTAACCTTTGTGGTTTATAGCCAATTACCCGCGAAGTTACAATTACTCGTACATTGGGATATACATTAGTGAAACGATGAATATCTGTAATCACATCTTCACGTTTTCCCAACTCAAAAACTTCATCTAAGCCATCAAACATCACCAAAGCATTTCCCGCTTTTAAATGTTCGTGGAGTTGATTTTGATTCAGATGATGAACTATACCACTACATTTATGAAAAAAATCTAAGAAATTACTACACTCATTATTTTCTCGTCTTCTAATGTAAGTGCGTAACTCAATTAATAAAGGAATCGGTTGAAAAACAATATTATTTAGTGGGGTTTCCGCCCAATTCAAAGCTAAAAATTGCAATAATGTCGATTTACCCGAACCTGGATCACCTAAAATAACTATATATTTATAAACAGGATTATTAATAATATCTAATACCGAAACAATTGGTTGTTCAAAATAAACTCGGCGGTAGCCTTCTAACTCTTCTAGTAAAATTTCTGCTTCTATTTGATTGCTATCTCGCTGCTTTTTGAGATGTTCTTTAGGTAATTCATGTACTTGGGGTAAAACTTGATGCACTTCCCGGACATTCTGAGCAATAAACATCCGCCATAACTTCAATTCATTATAAGCATACCCAGTGGTATCTAAACTATCTAATTTCAGATTCCCATAACGCTCATATAATCCTTCTTGATACATTTGCAAATCAAAATCTGTCGGAATCCCAGCTAGAGTTCTTAGATCATTACTTATTTCGTCCAAATTTTGGCTATCTAAAAGAGAGCGTAACTTATCTGACTCACGAATAATCGCCTTAACTTTTTTGATATATCTTTTAGTGAGTCTTTCCCATTCAAACTCCTGGGGTAAACTCGGTAAATTCATTTCATACCAAGTACGAAAAAGTACTTGAGCATCTAAAGAATAACATTCTGTTTGAAAAGGATAACCGAGAATCTCCCTAATAAATTGGTTATTAATAAACTCTTTTAAGGTTTTAGTATATTGTTGCAGTGCGAGTTCTTCTATATCTGCATCTTCTAATTCCTGCTGGATTAATTCTAAAAATTCCTTTAAGGCTTTGCCAGCAGTAATTTCTATTTCTTCTTTTTTCAATTGCTGTAAAATGTTCTTAGGGATACATTTTAATAGATCTTTAGCCCAGTCCTTTACTACATCTTTGGCTAAGTCCTCAAAAATCGGTTTAAAAGCAAATCCGACAGCTTGAGTTACGCCCCAAACAGCCAACCAATCTATTATCATAATCGCATTTACCCAGGTTTAAACTTACAAGATATGCAACCGTTTCAGGATTTAACTAAGGCAGGTAAAAGGTTATGAACATTTTTCTCTAAAAAGTGCTTTATATTTAATTGTAACTAATTAATTTTTGGTTGGAGAATGTACAAAAAATTTAGTGATGATATTTTGTTCAGGGTAATATATAACTTTTGATACCCTGTATAGATTAGATTTTTAATTATTGGTAATAACCGTAAATGAATCAATTTATATGAGCAGATAATAAGTATATATAGGACTCATATTTGATTTTTGAAATACAAGTTAGGCTATGTTAGCGACAGCGTAACACATCTATCGCCAAGCTTTGGGTGCGTTACGGCTTACCCCTAACACACGCCACTAACTAGGAGTTATAACTTTATCCGGATTAGTTAGCATCTACAGAGAACAGTTTATTGGTAGATGCACCTTGATCTTCAACTCCCCTGGCTGTTTAAAATAGCTAGGGGTTTTTTTTGATAATTTTATCCGGTTAGAGCCAGTCATCCATAGAACAATTAATTGGTAGATGCACCCTGATAACTAACTCCCCCTAGCTGGCTTTCGCCAACTGGGGGATTTTTTTTACTTAATTTCAGAATCAGAAAAATTTTATCCGGTTAGAGCCAGCCGTCAATAGAACAATTAATTGGTAGATGCACCCTGATAACTAACTCCCCTAGCTGGCTTTCACCAACTGGGGGATTTTTTTGCATAATTTCAGAATCAGAAAAATTTTATCCGGTTAGAGCCAGCCATCAATAGAACAATTAATTGGTAGATGCACCCTGATAACTAATTCCCCCAGAGGCTGCCACCACTGGGGGATTTTTTTATTGATTGCAAACATCATTGCTGCGAGTGTGATTTCCAAGCTACAGAGATAAAAACGCAGTTGATTTGTGATAACACTCCTCAGTCATTTACTAAGAACAAATAACAGTAAATATTCAAATTCTCACAAATCAAACAGACTTATCTTTGCCAACCTACTAAACCCACTATTTCTAATGCTTCCGCCACTTGTGGGTGCAATGTGCAGTACCAAACATCCTCAAAACTCCACTCAACCAAAATGGCAGTCGGAAATGGCGAACCATCAGCGTGAGTCGGCAACACACAATTTAAATATTTTGCCAGCAAATAGCCAAGCCTAGCATATTGCAGATTCACAGCCCCGTAATGGTCATAACTAGCTGCTTTTGCTAATTCATCAGTTGTCGTAGTCCGGTTAGGAAAATGATAATGAGCCACTAACATCGCGCGGTGTCCAGGTGTGAGGCTGGCTTCAATAGCAGTAAAAGCTTCCGCATATTCTTCGGCCGAAGGGAGAAATTTATCAATGTGAGAGTCGGGAGTATCAATTACCTCTTCCATATCATCCAACGCTGCCGCAATGAGTTCACTGCAAAAGGCGCTTTTTGTGTATCCCATCAATTGCGCCAGTTTTTCTAAGCGGGAGTGGTCTGTAGGTAAGAGTGTTACAGAAAATCTCACTGACTCTTCCTGGCATTGCAACATCTTGTGTGCTAATCTTTGAACCTTAGTCATAATGGCAAAATGCACCAAAAATAATTCATCATTTTTAACACCAGTATTTACGGTGGTCAAATTCTGGTAAAGCAAAGTGCTGAGTACTGCGTGTCATCAAGGGTTTTAGGAAGGGTGTAATACCAATTCGCAATTCGCAATTCGCAATTAAAAAACTTAGATACAGCAAAGCTTTTAGGGTTTACATCTGTATCAAGTTTTTCGTGAAATGGTGTAAAGACATTCAAAAACCCCGATTTTGTGAAAAAACCGGGGTTAACTTAATTGGCACAAGCTGAGATGAAAACTACTGAAATCTTCCTTGTTTTCAGGATGACTTAATGCTTCACTGCTAATTTCAGGATTTGGGCAATAACTCCTAAGCTGTCTTCTAATAAATTCTCACGTCCCCAGCGTTGTACTTGCTGACTCAGCAGTACTTCGGCTTTTTGTTCTGAAAGTGAGCTAACTTGTTGGAATAAACCAGAAGTTTGAGCGCCGCCGTGGGTTTCCATCCGCATACAACCGCCGGTTTCTGTACAAATTAAGGTGCTACAGTCGGCTTTGGGATTGGTGGAACTGAGGCGTAAAGCAATTAAGTCTCCAGGAATTTCGCCTACATCAGCAACGGGAACTCCAGCTATTTCGGCTTCTATTTGTTTTTGGTCTTGAGCTACAAAGCGAATCCGCAGAATATCATAGTCATCGGTTTGTTTTTCGCAGGAAATGGGCATCCATTCTAGGCGACTAGCCAGCCAACCCAAAAACAACAGTGCTTGGGCAGAGTTGCCTTTTTCATAATCCAGCATGACGCGGTCAATATCTTTTAATGCTGCACGGCGGTGTGGTGGGTCGTAGGCTTCTGCGGTCAACTCTTGCCATGCTGAGATCCGCCGCCAATTCAGGTCAGCTAAAGGTACATTGGTTTCGACCAATTCTTGTAAGCTGAGTAAATCATGTTCTGGCTCGTTAAAGTTGCAAGAATCAACGATGACGTTGTTGCAAACTGCGGCTAGTCGCTTAAATAAGGTGTTGTTGGGGTCGGGAGTAGCTTTCCACCACAAAAACTTCGGCAAACCACCGATGAGTAATGCGGGAATCATCCCACCAATTCTTTCTAAAGCCGAGGTGGTACCGGAGAGGGTGATGTATTCGCAACAAACCAAAGTGCTGGAAGATTGCTTTTGAATTGGGCAGTAAGCCGAAACTTGGGCTTTTACACCTTCATCTTCGCCGGCGATCGGGCAGAGGGCAATAATGCGGCAAGGATTACGCAAAGCAATTTCATCAGCAATTCTGGGGCTGGTGACACTGAAGTTATAGGAACCGTTACCATTTTCTGTAACGACTCCATTACCTTGACGTTTGCTGTATTCTTCCCGCAGTTTGGCTAAAGTTTCTGGTGTAGCAGTGCCGGTTTCGGGCAGTTCATATTTTTGTTGCGCTAACCGCAGGGCGATGTCAGTTTGTGGCCCTAAAATTCCATCGATGGGGCCGTTATAAAATCCCAAAGATGCCAAGAGATATTGGGTTTCTTCTGGTTCGTAAACCACTAAGGTAAAAGTTGTGGCACGGGTAGCAGCAGGTAAGCCGCCATCTTCACCAGTAATGCCATAACTTTGCCAAATTTGATTTAGTTCCGCTTCGATTTCGTTCAGCGAAATGTCTTTGGGGGCTTGGAGTGAAAAAATGGTAGGAGCTTGGGTCATAGTAATTTTGGATTTTGGATTTTGGATTTTGTCATTTGTCATTTGTTCTTACTAAGGACTAATGACCAATAACTAATGACCAGTTTTTACAGTCTGCGCCAGCGACGGCCGTCTTGGTTAATCAACAATTCGGCTTCTGCGGGTTCCCAGGTACCTGCTTCGTACTGAGGAATGGTGGCTGGGTCTGAGGGCGCATCCCAAACGGAAAGGGCAGGAGTAACTATTTGCCAAGCTGCTTCCACTTCATCAGCCCTGGTGAATAATGTTTGGTCGCCCATCATACAATCTAAGAAGAGGCGATCGTAGGCATCTGAAGTACCGGAAATCCCGAAGGAACCATAGCTAAAGTCCATATCTACCGAACGGGTGCGGAATTCTGCCCCTGGCATTTTCACATCAAAACGCAAGGAAATGCCTTCGTTGGGTTGAATCCGCATTGCCAGTACGTTGGCGTTTCTTTGTTGGGCGGCGGACTGGAACATCCGTGAAGGCACTTCACGGAAATGGATGGAAATTTCGCTGACTTTTTTCGGCATTCGTTTGCCAGTCCGTAGGTAGAAGGGTACGCCTTGCCAACGCCAGTTATCCACCATAAACTTCATAGCTACATAAGTGGGTGTACCTGATTTTGGATCAACTCCTGGTTCTTCGTGATACCCAGGTACTGGCTGTCCTTTCATCCAACCGGCGCTGTATTGACCGCGAATGGCAGAACAGGAGAGGTTGTGGATATCGGCTAGACGGGTAGCTTGGAGTACTTTAACTTT encodes the following:
- a CDS encoding RNA-binding S4 domain-containing protein, which gives rise to MIKLDQFLKFLGIASTGGQAKLMIINGDVKVNGIVETRRGRKLVSSDQVTVDGKVFTVEDVIQS
- the opcA gene encoding glucose-6-phosphate dehydrogenase assembly protein OpcA, which gives rise to MTQAPTIFSLQAPKDISLNEIEAELNQIWQSYGITGEDGGLPAATRATTFTLVVYEPEETQYLLASLGFYNGPIDGILGPQTDIALRLAQQKYELPETGTATPETLAKLREEYSKRQGNGVVTENGNGSYNFSVTSPRIADEIALRNPCRIIALCPIAGEDEGVKAQVSAYCPIQKQSSSTLVCCEYITLSGTTSALERIGGMIPALLIGGLPKFLWWKATPDPNNTLFKRLAAVCNNVIVDSCNFNEPEHDLLSLQELVETNVPLADLNWRRISAWQELTAEAYDPPHRRAALKDIDRVMLDYEKGNSAQALLFLGWLASRLEWMPISCEKQTDDYDILRIRFVAQDQKQIEAEIAGVPVADVGEIPGDLIALRLSSTNPKADCSTLICTETGGCMRMETHGGAQTSGLFQQVSSLSEQKAEVLLSQQVQRWGRENLLEDSLGVIAQILKLAVKH
- a CDS encoding class I SAM-dependent methyltransferase, with the translated sequence MSTGKTLNLTQNLYEYLLSVSLREPEILLQLRQETAQHPRANMQVAPEQGQFLAFLVKLIGAKKTLEVGVFTGYSSLSVALALPPDGKIIACDVSEEFTSVARRYWEKAGVADKIDLRIAPATETLEYLLVQGQAETFDFAFIDADKENYYRYYELALQLVRPSGLIAIDNVLWSGRVLQPELQDSSTTAIREFNSKLAEDDRIDVSLIAIADGLTLARKRH
- a CDS encoding TIGR03643 family protein → MKLPNLELQTIDRIIEMAWEDRTPFEAIEAQFGLEEKQVIALMRQQMKPSSFRMWRERVTQRKTKHLNKREFVAGRFKSQNQK